The following DNA comes from Augochlora pura isolate Apur16 chromosome 6, APUR_v2.2.1, whole genome shotgun sequence.
cttatattttacgaaataggtagtacaaaataggtttctgttattttatctgaacattataaacagtcattcaatactaaaaataatataaactcaacaaaattatttaattttttgaatatcaACGTCGTTTTCAAAGTATTAAACATTTGCCATACGATCGGTTTCACAGCTACATCACAgctaatcaattattaattccttctaagtcgaaataaaattgaattcttctgttattaaagtctagaaacgaaagtaaataaagacaatacatgaaacaaaaattatctggtcctattaaaaatgtcctttAAAAATGTCTACGAAAAGTTCATAAGGCGACCATCAGATGATCTTTTAAACCTCTAAAGGAAGTTTTAAGACgctaaaaaacattttaatatttgaaacaagACCTTTCTAGGATGTTTCTAGGACGTTCGTTTGAAAAGACGTCTTGAAGACTGTCAAACATCCTTGCACTACCTAGATATGGAAAGATTCATTCCTTCAGCACCTGCGAACACTTTTCTAACATAATAGAACGCGATACAAATCGGCGGCTTATATTTTTGGCTTTGCCACTAACAATTCTAACATTAAGTATCTGAAAAACCCCCGCGCAAGATCTCATTAAAAACTGTCACGCCCGGAGACCCTTCCTTATTAACGGACGGCAGAATCAGAAAGAGATCATCAGCCGGCGCAGGTCTCGAAACGTTTACCCATGTTAACAGTTGCGTTTGAACGGATAGAGATTAGCGGACCAGATAAAAATCGCGTCGGGGATTTCGATGGAGCATCTTGACCACTCCGCAAGACCCCTTTGTTGAAAAAACAGCTAGCATATAACCGCGCGTATAAAGCCCTGAAATCTGACGGTCGGTTGAACGCGTGCCGGTCTCTTTGCAGGTTCCGGTCCTGGGCTCAAAGGAGACctcgacgacggcggcggcaccAGTGACTCGCGGCTGTCCGAGCAAGAAGAGGAAGCAATCGCCATGTCCATGGTGCCAGCATCCTGACAGCATCAGGCCAGGAGTCCCGGTGACGGGAAGCTCCTGGCCCATGCATCCAACACTGCCATAAAACCGTCGCCCGGCCACCATTCTCTGCCACGGAAGAAGTCCGTCGTCACGGACGCGAGGAACTCGTCGGTGCAGCAGTTCCAGCGCGCCCAGTCCTTGAGACGGAGCTGCCTGTCGCCGACGCAGTACCATCACCAGCATCATCAACACCGCCAGCAGGAGAGCTCGTTGCACTTCGAATACTTCGTGCCGAGAAGCGTCAGCGAGTTCAACCtggccgcggcggcggtcaCCGACATGGCGGTACCACCCCCGCCGCCCTCGTCAGTATTGCGACCCTCCGCAGCCCTCACGCCCCCGTTGACGTCCGTTGCCAACCCGTCGAACCAGTCCAGGCTGCTAGAGTGCACCGGGACTGCGACCAGGAGTCGCGAGAAGATGGTCACCTTCGAGGACGAGGGCGTCACATCCACCCCAACCAGGAAGAACGTCTCCGGCATGGACAACGTTTTCATGTGACGCTGCAACTATCGAATTTGGGCTGATCTTGAGAGAATGGACCTGCACGGACGCAGCCGTTGAGCATTCACGCCGAGTACGCACCGGAGGGCAACTCCCCAACACTTTCGGGACggaatcttttttaaaaaaaaatgatcgagTGTCAGATGATGTTTGAAGTAGTCTTATACTCGCTCCCACAATTCTTAATCCATCAACTGctaattttttctcttttagaattctctttgaaaaagttatatatatatgcacaAAAAGTtctgtaacaatataattatattcaatttatgttttgttttcaaacatgtattatattttttaaaatgtccgAAATGGTATTCGTGGCAGGTTACATAAATG
Coding sequences within:
- the LOC144470900 gene encoding uncharacterized protein LOC144470900, producing HQARSPGDGKLLAHASNTAIKPSPGHHSLPRKKSVVTDARNSSVQQFQRAQSLRRSCLSPTQYHHQHHQHRQQESSLHFEYFVPRSVSEFNLAAAAVTDMAVPPPPPSSVLRPSAALTPPLTSVANPSNQSRLLECTGTATRSREKMVTFEDEGVTSTPTRKNVSGMDNVFM